From Prevotella sp. oral taxon 299 str. F0039:
TGTCGCACAAGGTTTGTTGCTGTTCTACATAGCAAGAGCTGTCTACTTGCTTTGCCATGAGCGTGAAATCGACCCCGAAACCACCCGTTAAGTCGACTAAAGTTAATTCTTTCGCTTCTTTTTCACCCTCTTTTTGCGGTGAAATGGGCTTTTTTCCTACTTTCAACTCCTTTGACAAACGATTAAGAAGTTGCGCCTTATACTCTGCTGTTTGTTGCGAAGAGCATTGCTCGAGCGATAGTGTTACGGGGAAAATAACGCCTTTTGTAGCTGCCCAAAGAGGCAATTTGACGCACGATGTTTGGTGTCCTTTTATCTGACTAAGGGCAAAAGGCATGTCAACGCCTTTTGTTTTACCACCTTTCAATGCCAATGTTTGTACGTCACTCTTTAGGTTTTGCGCTATAAAAGCAACTGTTTCGCTCGATATTTCGTTTATCTTCATCTTGTAAATGGGGTTCTTCGTTATCACCACTACAAAGTTAATGTTTTCTATCAAAATGACTATTGATGTACTCTGATTTTTGTTTTGCGCCCTATCTAACTTACAAAAACAAGGCACCCCCTATCTTATTACCAGACAAGGGGTGAGAAAATAGATTAGAGTATTATTTATGTTTATTGGTTTCTGTATTGTGTTTCTAACTATTATAGGTGTGAATACTGGTGCCTTGAGCCGATGGAAGGTAGTTAATTCCCCACCAACACATTTGTAACAGCAAGAATCCTACGATAAGAATGTAAAGCGAATACTTCCTATTATGTGTAGGAATGAGGCGATAGTGCATGTAAAGTAGATAGGCAAACCATGTTATTGCTGCCCAAGTTTCTTTGGGATCCCATGCCCAATAGTGTCCCCATGCATCCTTTGCCCATAGCGATCCGAAGAGCATTCCTATGGTTAAGAAAGCCCAACCCACGCAAACCATTCCATCGATGATGCCAAACTCTACAGAAGCATCAAAGCGATTGCAGGGCGTTTCTGCATTTTCAGGATTCAAAGGAGTTGTTTCTGCATTAGAACTACTAACCACTTGCACTTCTTTATAATGCCGATGCGCCTTAAAAAGAATGTAAAGTGCCATGAGAGTAGATGCTCCAAAGAGTGCATAAGCAAACATATACACTATAACATGAGGCGCAAACCAAGGACTTTGCAATGCTGGCATCATGGCTTTGGTGTGTATTTCGGGCTTAAAGAGGTTCACTCCGATGAACACAAGCGCAAGAATTGTAGAAAAAGAGAGAATCCAATGGTATTTACAACGACTATAAACAAAGATTCCTATCAATGGAAGAAAGAACGAATACCATAGTCGTGTCTCTCCCATTGTACGCATTGGAGGTCGTTCGAGCGTTATCCACATCATCAAAATGTAGGCAAAGAACACTACAAGACCAATGCTTGTTGCTATTACCGATGGTGTTAAACGATTGCGCCAAGCAAGATATGCGCCCGCAATCCATAACAAAGCAGCCGCTAAAGCGAAGTATATAAAATAGTCCCAAATCATAAATAATCGTTCTCCTTTCTATCTTTTATGGTCTCTTTTCCAAACTTAAGGAACATAAGTAAAGCACCTAAAAGCATCATTCCGATGCCAATATAAACATAGGGGAGCCATGGGTCGGTTACCAACTCAAAGATACTAACGGTGTTATTCTTTCCAAAACGTTCGTCATAGCTAAACTGATAGATCTTCCAACCATTAACTGAGAAGGGTTTGTTCACCTCGATCATGGTTTTATAATAATCTCCTTCTTCGGTATAAATTTCCACTTCGCTGGCATATCTTTTTGGAGTTGGAATCTTCATCATCGTTGTCTGACCCTTGTCGGCACGCACTTTTTGTAGCTCGGCAGGATATTTTTCGAGGATAAAACGATGGAGTTCGATGGCAAGAGACAAGTCTTTAAGACGTCCATGTTCGTCCATTGCACGCCATTCGGCTTGTCCTGGAAGACAATACATCTTTAGTTTTTGGATATCTGCAGAGCCTAAGGTTCCGCAAACGACAACAATAAAGAGTCCGAGGTGCGATATTACGCTGGCAAAGCGTTGTTTTTTGAAATGCACAAGGCGTTGAAGTGTAGCCAAACCAATGGTGGTTGTCATCCATAAATAGACGAGAACGAAGGGCCAAAACGACAACATATTGGTTAAACCGATGGGGTCTACGGCTTTATTTCCACTAGGAACTTGACGTGTTAAGCCCATTATAAAGGTGAGAACCAACACGAAAAGAATGGAAGAAGCTGCCGACTTGGTGCTCATGAGATATCGAATGAAGTAGACTTTCTCACGCATCCAATAGGCTGTTCCTATCAGTAAAAGATAAATAAGCAATGCAAGCGCATTAGCTGGGAAGGCGAAAAGCTGCCAAAGTATTCCCCCTGTGATGAACTGAAGTATTGCTCCTATCACAAGAAGTCCGCACCCAATAGCGATTCCTTCACGCAAATTCCAAGGTTTTTGCCACATTATTTTTTCGTTATTATTTTAATATTTAAGAGTAGTTTCGGCTCTGATGCCTTCAAGGCAAACTGCCATTATTTTCAAAGGCTTTTGAGGTGGGGTTTCAATTGCATTGCTTTTAATACCTAATTGCATTGCCATTGCATGCTAAAAGCAATGGTATTACAGAGCAATAGCACTGCTTTTATTTTCCATCAAAAGATTCTTTGTTCTACTCGTATTTTCTTTTTATTAGCTCTTGAGAACACAATATAAAATAAATGTCAAACTGCTTTCAAATGAACACCACCTTTCTTGTGGCTACTATACATCGAGTTTGAAAAGCAATCTGACATCTATCATTGTTAACTATCTATGTTATTGAGTTCTATACTATTGTTGTTTCTTATCTTCTTTTGTTGTCTATTGCAACAAGAACGTGTGCCGTTGAGGGGCAATGGATGAGTTCTTGGGTGCAACAGATATGCTGTTATTAAACAGGTTGAGAGATAAATCTTTTCTTTTGCTTAGCTCTCTCGATCCATTTTGGAACGATGGTGTCGAGGAACTTAGCTTTCTTTTGTTTCAATGCTTTCATATCTAAACCGATATAAGCTTGTGCTTTTGCCTTAGTTGAGATGTCTGGGAGAGGCACTTGACCTGTGAATCCATGCTTAGCAAGTACTCTTGCTATTTCAATTCGTGCACTCTTAGCATACGACATTGATTCTGCAAGGAGTCGCATCACCTCTTGTGGAGCATGGAAAGCAGCACCATGACTTGCTAAAGAATAGTCCCAACGCCATTGACTCTTGCGAATATCGTTTAGAGCAGTAGCCATTTCGCTTTCTGTTGCACCCTTCTTCCAAGCAAATTCAGCTTCTAAATGGGTGGTTGCAAGTTCTTTATTCACCTTAACAGCGAAGTCGTACACTTTCTTTTGACGCTCATAAACGTTCTGACGAAGTACTTCTGCATCTTGTCTGTGACATGTTTGACATGTTCTATCAATCTTTGCAAGAGGACTTTGCACATGGTGATCGGTGAATTTAATACCACCTTTTTGCATATAAGGCATGTGACAGTCTGCACAACTCACACCTCTTTGTCCGTGAATACCTTGTTTAAACAGATCATATCCTGGGTGTTGAGCCTTCAAAATCTTAGCCTTTGACAATGGATGAATATAATCGTAGAATCCAATACTATCGTAATATGCTTCAGCATCTTCGCATGTTAAGCCCTTATCTTGTGGGAACTTAAGATACTGATGGTTCTCTTTTTCAAAGTAATATTCGGTATGACATTGTGCACAAACAAGCGATCTCATTTCTTGATGACCTGCTTTTTTAACGTCTTTACCTGCTCTTTGCCATGCTTCATATAAGGCAGGACGAGCTGGTTTCAATTCCATTGTGCGTGCATCGTGACAATCAGAGCATCCAACAGTGTTCATATTCTCATCTCCCCACTCGCTCCATTTAGCTCCATAGAATGCTGCTACACCCTTTTCACGCATTAAACGTGGCACATCAGGACCCTTACAAGTCCAACAAGTACCTGGTTGTATGTCGGTATCATTATCTACTCCTGGGTTACCAGTACGCAAAATCTTACGCATATCTTCAAGAGCATGGCGGTGACCACGTGGAGTATTGTATTGTTTTGAGAAAGCATAGCCAGCCCAAATAATTACAATATCGGGATAAGCCTCTAGGATATCTCTCTCTTGTGAGCCGTTATACTTACTTTGAAACGTTGTATCTTCGGTCATTGCCCATGTTTCATACTCCATAGGAAAGTCCTCTTTGAACTTCTCATTCTGTGAAACTATAGAGTCTGTCATCGCTACTCGGCGATTATTAAAAATGCTTGCAACCTCTGCTCTGCGCTCTAATAGAGAGAAACAGATAAGTCCTAACACAAATACAACTAGCATGGAACCACCAAAAAGCATCCATCCTTTCCATTTCTTCAATTGCTTTGCCATATTCTTTTAGTTTTAGATTTCAAGTTATTATAATGATTGTTCGCTTTATTTTCTTTTTAAATTAAACGAATATACATTTTTATTCGTTTCTATTTAGTTATTACTTAAACTTTAGGTTTATCGCTTTAAGGCTTTTTGTAACCACTCTGGAACAGGATTTGGCGGCATTGGTACCTGTGTTTCTGCATTTGGTGTCTTGGTAAGAGAGTTCATTCCGCCATGTGGAACATCACGATGACAATCCCAACAAGCCATTCCTTCGCCTCGTTTAGCAGCCATATAATCAATTCGACCCGTTTTAACTGCTTCTTGATTTAACTGCGAGTGACATCTAATGCAATTGTCCATTATCACTTCTGAAGATGCTTCTTCAGCTCTAATGGCTTGACGTTCAGAATTAGTTACAAAGTAAGCAACATGCTTCATTCCGTCTTTTCCTTTGAAAAAATATTTCATTGCGATGTTTTGATGTGGCACATGACAATCATTACATGTTGCATTTCTACCATGAGAAGAATGCGACCATGTTGCATAATAAGGTGCCATGATGTGGCAATTGACACAAGCTCCAGGGTCGTCACTTATTAAATAGGTATGCAAACGCAAATAATAAGCAAAAACGAGGGCTAATCCTACAATAGTACCACTCATTACCAATGCAATAATCTTTTGGCGATAGGTAAATAAAGTATTCACTTTTATCAGCTTACGTATATCCATAGGCTAATTTATATGTTTATAGCGCAAATATAATATATTATTTTTAAAGTTGTATAAAAAATGGATATTTTTTTCCTCATTTATGAGGATAACGTGTAAATGATTCGTTATTAACTCGCTTTATCAAAGCCATTGAAACACAATTATATATTACCTTTTCGCAATATCTATCTAATTATCAATCAATTGCAATGCTTTTACACCTCAATAACACTGCTATTACAAGACAAAAGCAATGCTTTTATTTACACCCTGCTAATAAAAAATATTTCATTAGATAAAAGCACTATATATATTATTTGTACCTTTGCATTATAACAGTAAACAAAACAGATGAACAAATATATAACAAAACTTGTTACTTTACTGCCTTTCAAAAACTATTCGTTGAACGAACACGCACAGAAAAGACAGAAAGAACTACAAGAAG
This genomic window contains:
- the nrfH gene encoding cytochrome c nitrite reductase small subunit codes for the protein MDIRKLIKVNTLFTYRQKIIALVMSGTIVGLALVFAYYLRLHTYLISDDPGACVNCHIMAPYYATWSHSSHGRNATCNDCHVPHQNIAMKYFFKGKDGMKHVAYFVTNSERQAIRAEEASSEVIMDNCIRCHSQLNQEAVKTGRIDYMAAKRGEGMACWDCHRDVPHGGMNSLTKTPNAETQVPMPPNPVPEWLQKALKR
- the ccsA gene encoding cytochrome c biogenesis protein CcsA, producing the protein MIWDYFIYFALAAALLWIAGAYLAWRNRLTPSVIATSIGLVVFFAYILMMWITLERPPMRTMGETRLWYSFFLPLIGIFVYSRCKYHWILSFSTILALVFIGVNLFKPEIHTKAMMPALQSPWFAPHVIVYMFAYALFGASTLMALYILFKAHRHYKEVQVVSSSNAETTPLNPENAETPCNRFDASVEFGIIDGMVCVGWAFLTIGMLFGSLWAKDAWGHYWAWDPKETWAAITWFAYLLYMHYRLIPTHNRKYSLYILIVGFLLLQMCWWGINYLPSAQGTSIHTYNS
- a CDS encoding cytochrome c biogenesis protein ResB; the protein is MWQKPWNLREGIAIGCGLLVIGAILQFITGGILWQLFAFPANALALLIYLLLIGTAYWMREKVYFIRYLMSTKSAASSILFVLVLTFIMGLTRQVPSGNKAVDPIGLTNMLSFWPFVLVYLWMTTTIGLATLQRLVHFKKQRFASVISHLGLFIVVVCGTLGSADIQKLKMYCLPGQAEWRAMDEHGRLKDLSLAIELHRFILEKYPAELQKVRADKGQTTMMKIPTPKRYASEVEIYTEEGDYYKTMIEVNKPFSVNGWKIYQFSYDERFGKNNTVSIFELVTDPWLPYVYIGIGMMLLGALLMFLKFGKETIKDRKENDYL
- the nrfA gene encoding ammonia-forming cytochrome c nitrite reductase; protein product: MAKQLKKWKGWMLFGGSMLVVFVLGLICFSLLERRAEVASIFNNRRVAMTDSIVSQNEKFKEDFPMEYETWAMTEDTTFQSKYNGSQERDILEAYPDIVIIWAGYAFSKQYNTPRGHRHALEDMRKILRTGNPGVDNDTDIQPGTCWTCKGPDVPRLMREKGVAAFYGAKWSEWGDENMNTVGCSDCHDARTMELKPARPALYEAWQRAGKDVKKAGHQEMRSLVCAQCHTEYYFEKENHQYLKFPQDKGLTCEDAEAYYDSIGFYDYIHPLSKAKILKAQHPGYDLFKQGIHGQRGVSCADCHMPYMQKGGIKFTDHHVQSPLAKIDRTCQTCHRQDAEVLRQNVYERQKKVYDFAVKVNKELATTHLEAEFAWKKGATESEMATALNDIRKSQWRWDYSLASHGAAFHAPQEVMRLLAESMSYAKSARIEIARVLAKHGFTGQVPLPDISTKAKAQAYIGLDMKALKQKKAKFLDTIVPKWIERAKQKKRFISQPV